The Manihot esculenta cultivar AM560-2 chromosome 1, M.esculenta_v8, whole genome shotgun sequence genome has a window encoding:
- the LOC110612392 gene encoding wee1-like protein kinase isoform X2, producing MAITPDYITPVDQILLNSFDCNKENVLCPESPEKLNTIKTKKLRQDVISVNTLTPALSENIENLEIARDAFCSDELKIEKTTVPGTQKNYVSQSAVALRCRVMPLPCIKNPFLMHASDVDIDPFGNKRSKCAGFFSAIVRGGGLSRYHSDFHEMQQIDSGSFSCAFKVLKRIDGCMYAVKHSTRQLHQDSERRKALMEVQALAALGHHENIVEYYSSWFENEQIYIQMELCDCSLSIHKSSKSFTEDEVLEVLHQIAKALQFIHEKGIAHLDVKPDNIYVKNGVYKLGDFGCATLLNQSLPIEEGDARYMPQGILNVNYNHLDKVDIFSLGAAIYELIRGSPLRQSGSQFLNLREGKLPLLPGHSLQFQNLLKVMLDPDPVQRPSAKEIIENPIFDKLPRNLRI from the exons ATGGCAAT CACTCCAGATTATATAACACCAGTGGATCAAATTTTGCTTAACAGCTTCGATTGCAATAAG GAAAACGTATTATGCCCCGAATCACCAGAGAAGCTAAACACTATTAAAACCAAGAAACTTCGACAAG ATGTTATCTCAGTCAATACTCTTACCCCTGCCTTGTCTGAGAATATAGAAAATttggagatagctagagatgcGTTTTGTTCGGATGAACTGAAAATTGAGAAAACAACAGTACCTGGAACTCAGAAAAATTATGTATCACAATCTGCTGTTGCCTTGCGCTGTCGGGTTATGCCCCTTCCTTGCATTAAGAACCCATTTCTAAtgcatgcttcagatgtggaTATAGATCCATTTGGCAATAAACGATCAAAATGTGCAG GTTTTTTCTCTGCAATTGTTCGTGGAGGTGGCCTTTCACGCTATCACTCTGATTTTCATGAGATGCAG CAAATTGACAGTGGAAGCTTCAGCTGTGCgttcaaagttttgaagagaattGATGGTTGCATGTATGCTGTGAAACACAGCACAAGGCAGTTACATCAGGATTCAGAGAg GAGGAAAGCTTTGATGGAAGTTCAAGCTTTGGCAGCTTTAG gacatcatgaaaacattgtTGAATATTATTCGTCGTGGTTTGAAAATGAGCAAATATACATTCAGATGGAACTCTGTGATTGCAGCCTATCCATTCACAAATCTTCCAAATCATTCACAGAGGACGAAGTGTTAGAAGTCTTGCATCAG ATTGCTAAGGCATTGCAGTTTATACATGAAAAAGGAATTGCTCACTTAGATGTAAAACCTGAtaatatttatgtcaagaatgGTGTTTATAAACTTGGTGACTTTGGATGTGCAACGCTCCTAAATCAGAGCTTGCCAATTGAAGAGGGTGATGCACGTTATATGCCTCAAGGAATCCTGAATGTGAATTACAATCATCTCGACAAAGTTGATATCTTTTCCTTAGGAGCTGCTATTTATGAGCTTATTAGAGGATCACCTTTGCGCCAATCAGGATCTCAATTTCTTAACCTTAGGGAGGGAAAACTGCCACTTCTTCCTGGCCATTCATTGCAATTTCAGAACTTACTCAAG GTCATGCTAGATCCAGACCCAGTTCAGAGGCCTTCTGCCAAAGAAATAATAGAAAACCCAATATTTGACAAGCTTCCGAGAAATCTCAGAATTTAA
- the LOC110612392 gene encoding wee1-like protein kinase isoform X1 encodes MKRKVLKGSNGKRRKSSKMKGTLAKHLQVQLGEVSVLPFQFQQSSSSTTAVSNSSSLLQNLLDSEASDPQLHYLKENPSIGNIDIDEKDFILSQDLFCTPDYITPVDQILLNSFDCNKENVLCPESPEKLNTIKTKKLRQDVISVNTLTPALSENIENLEIARDAFCSDELKIEKTTVPGTQKNYVSQSAVALRCRVMPLPCIKNPFLMHASDVDIDPFGNKRSKCAGFFSAIVRGGGLSRYHSDFHEMQQIDSGSFSCAFKVLKRIDGCMYAVKHSTRQLHQDSERRKALMEVQALAALGHHENIVEYYSSWFENEQIYIQMELCDCSLSIHKSSKSFTEDEVLEVLHQIAKALQFIHEKGIAHLDVKPDNIYVKNGVYKLGDFGCATLLNQSLPIEEGDARYMPQGILNVNYNHLDKVDIFSLGAAIYELIRGSPLRQSGSQFLNLREGKLPLLPGHSLQFQNLLKVMLDPDPVQRPSAKEIIENPIFDKLPRNLRI; translated from the exons ATGAAGAGGAAAGTCCTGAAGGGAAGCAATGGGAAGAGGAGGAAGAGCAGTAAAATGAAGGGCACTTTAGCAAAGCACTTGCAGGTTCAGCTAGGAGAAGTCTCCGTGCTTCCGTTCCAGTTCCAGCAATCGTCTTCTTCCACCACAGCGGTGTCTAATTCCTCTTCTCTCCTTCAGAACCTTCTAGACTCCGAAGCGTCCGATCCACAGCTCCATTACTTGAAGGAAAACCCCAGTATTGGCAACATCGATATCGATGAGAAAGATTTCATTCTAAGTCAGGATCTCTTCTG CACTCCAGATTATATAACACCAGTGGATCAAATTTTGCTTAACAGCTTCGATTGCAATAAG GAAAACGTATTATGCCCCGAATCACCAGAGAAGCTAAACACTATTAAAACCAAGAAACTTCGACAAG ATGTTATCTCAGTCAATACTCTTACCCCTGCCTTGTCTGAGAATATAGAAAATttggagatagctagagatgcGTTTTGTTCGGATGAACTGAAAATTGAGAAAACAACAGTACCTGGAACTCAGAAAAATTATGTATCACAATCTGCTGTTGCCTTGCGCTGTCGGGTTATGCCCCTTCCTTGCATTAAGAACCCATTTCTAAtgcatgcttcagatgtggaTATAGATCCATTTGGCAATAAACGATCAAAATGTGCAG GTTTTTTCTCTGCAATTGTTCGTGGAGGTGGCCTTTCACGCTATCACTCTGATTTTCATGAGATGCAG CAAATTGACAGTGGAAGCTTCAGCTGTGCgttcaaagttttgaagagaattGATGGTTGCATGTATGCTGTGAAACACAGCACAAGGCAGTTACATCAGGATTCAGAGAg GAGGAAAGCTTTGATGGAAGTTCAAGCTTTGGCAGCTTTAG gacatcatgaaaacattgtTGAATATTATTCGTCGTGGTTTGAAAATGAGCAAATATACATTCAGATGGAACTCTGTGATTGCAGCCTATCCATTCACAAATCTTCCAAATCATTCACAGAGGACGAAGTGTTAGAAGTCTTGCATCAG ATTGCTAAGGCATTGCAGTTTATACATGAAAAAGGAATTGCTCACTTAGATGTAAAACCTGAtaatatttatgtcaagaatgGTGTTTATAAACTTGGTGACTTTGGATGTGCAACGCTCCTAAATCAGAGCTTGCCAATTGAAGAGGGTGATGCACGTTATATGCCTCAAGGAATCCTGAATGTGAATTACAATCATCTCGACAAAGTTGATATCTTTTCCTTAGGAGCTGCTATTTATGAGCTTATTAGAGGATCACCTTTGCGCCAATCAGGATCTCAATTTCTTAACCTTAGGGAGGGAAAACTGCCACTTCTTCCTGGCCATTCATTGCAATTTCAGAACTTACTCAAG GTCATGCTAGATCCAGACCCAGTTCAGAGGCCTTCTGCCAAAGAAATAATAGAAAACCCAATATTTGACAAGCTTCCGAGAAATCTCAGAATTTAA
- the LOC110617258 gene encoding potassium transporter 5, which yields MTENSNIAAQISINTGESSDQFSKPLSGKKLSWQKLRRNDSLEIESSKFPGRQLHGSKAVSWSVILHLAFQSLGIVYGDIGTSPLYVYSSTFTDGILHNDDILGVLSLILYTITLIPLVKYVLIVLRATDNGDGGTFALYSLICRYAKVGLIPSQQAEDHDVSNFQLELPSKRLRRATKLKSKLENSKFAKFFLLFATMLGTSMVIGDGVLTPCISVLSAVGGIKQATTKMTENMIVWISVAILISLFMVQRFGTDKVGYSFAPIICVWFAMNCGIGVYNFFKYDPAVIKALNPKYIIDYFTRNKDKAWISLGGIVLSITGTEALFADVGHFTVRSIQLSMCTVTYPALVCAYFGQAAFLRKHNDLVSDTFYESIPDPLYWPMFVVAVLSSIIASQAMISGTFSIIQQSLSLGCFPRVKIVHTSSKYEGQVYIPEINYLLMIACVGVTLGFRSTTKISNAYGIAVVFVMTLTSAFLVLIMLMIWKTNILLVIAYVLTIGVVELVYLSSVLYKFDQGGYLPLAFAAVLMTIMFVWNDVYRRKYYYELENKISPDKLKEIAAETNFSRLPGLAMFYSELVHGIPPIFKHYVANVPALHTVLVFVSIKSLPIGKVPVEERFLFRRVEPMELNVFRCVARYGYKDVRNYRHEPFERMLIEKLKEFVRDDYWLRQAILNKGEIANDQESDNGQIDENRDTKQEDLEDLDNQIDMIDRAWCTGVVHLIGENEVVAGEGANVGKRILIDYAYNFLKRNLRQSEKVFDIPQKRMLKVGMTYEL from the exons ATGACTGAAAATAGTAATATAGCAGCCCAAATTAGCATCAATACTGGAGAGAGTTCAGATCAATTCTCGAAGCCCCTCAGTGGAAAGAAACTTTCCTGGCAAAAGTTGCGCCGGAATGATTCTCTGGAAATCGAATCCAGCAAGTTCCCTGGACGTCAACTCCATGGCTCTAAG GCTGTGAGTTGGTCGGTTATCTTGCACTTGGCGTTCCAGAGCCTCGGGATAGTGTATGGAGATATCGGTACATCACCGCTGTACGTGTACTCGAGTACCTTCACTGATGGTATTCTCCACAACGATGATATATTGGGTGTACTCTCTTTGATTTTGTACACCATCACTCTTATCCCTCTCGTCAAGTACGTATTAATCGTCTTGCGTGCCACCGATAATGGCGATG GAGGAACATTTGCTTTGTACTCGCTGATATGCAGATATGCTAAAGTGGGTCTAATCCCAAGCCAACAAGCTGAGGACCACGATGTTTCCAATTTCCAGCTAGAGTTGCCAAGCAAGCGTCTGCGGAGAGCAACAAAGCTGAAATCTAAGCTGGAAAACAGTAAATTTGCCAAGTTTTTTCTGCTCTTCGCTACCATGCTTGGTACTTCCATGGTCATCGGAGATGGGGTCCTTACTCCTTGCATTTCAG TTTTATCAGCGGTGGGAGGGATCAAGCAAGCCACTACAAAAATGACCGAGA ATATGATTGTTTGGATATCAGTAGCAATCTTGATCTCCCTGTTCATGGTTCAAAGATTCGGAACTGATAAAGTGGGCTACAGTTTTGCTCCAATCATTTGTGTTTGGTTCGCAATGAATTGTGGTATTGGCGTTTACAATTTCTTCAAATATGATCCTGCCGTTATCAAAGCTTTAAACCCAAAGTATATCATAGACTATTTCACGAGGAACAAAGATAAAGCATGGATTTCTCTTGGTGGCATCGTCCTTTCAATAACAG GAACTGAAGCCCTGTTTGCAGACGTTGGCCATTTCACTGTTCGATCAATTCAATTAAGTATGTGCACTGTGACATACCCAGCTCTTGTATGTGCATACTTTGGACAGGCTGCTTTCCTTAGAAAGCACAATGATCTTGTCTCGGATACCTTTTATGAATCCATACCAG ACCCTCTTTACTGGCCCATGTTTGTGGTGGCTGTGTTGTCTTCAATCATTGCAAGTCAAGCCATGATCTCTGGAACTTTTTCCATTATCCAGCAATCCCTCTCACTTGGATGCTTCCCTCGAGTGAAAATCGTGCACACATCCTCTAAATATGAAGGACAAGTCTATATTCCTGAAATCAATTACCTTCTTATGATTGCTTGCGTAGGAGTTACTCTTGGTTTTAGGAGTACAACCAAAATCAGCAATGCTTATG GGATTGCTGTGGTGTTTGTGATGACTCTCACATCAGCCTTTCTAGTGTTGATCATGCTGATGATTTGGAAAACCAACATCCTTCTTGTAATTGCCTATGTGCTAACCATTGGCGTTGTGGAGCTCGTTTACTTAAGTTCTGTCCTTTACAAATTTGATCAAGGAGGATATCTACCTTTAGCCTTTGCTGCAGTTCTGATGACTATAATGTTTGTCTGGAATGATGTTTACCGAAGAAAGTACTATTATGAGCTTGAAAACAAGATTTCTCCTGATAAGTTGAAGGAGATTGCTGCTGAGACCAATTTTAGTAGACTTCCAGGACTTGCCATGTTCTACTCCGAGCTTGTTCATGGCATCCCTCCCATTTTCAAGCATTATGTGGCCAATGTGCCTGCACTTCACACAGTCCTTGTTTTTGTCTCCATCAAATCACTTCCCATTGGGAAGGTTCCAGTGGAAGAACGATTCCTTTTCCGCAGAGTAGAACCAATGGAGCTCAACGTGTTTCGTTGTGTAGCACGATATGGATACAAGGATGTGCGCAATTATCGCCATGAGCCCTTTGAGAGAATGTTGATTGAGAAATTGAAGGAGTTTGTGAGAGATGATTACTGGTTAAGGCAGGCGATTCTGAATAAGGGTGAGATTGCCAATGATCAAGAATCTGATAATGGACAAATTGATGAAAACAGAGATACAAAGCAAGAAGATTTAGAGGATTTGGATAACCAGATTGACATGATCGACAGAGCATGGTGTACCGGTGTTGTTCACTTGATCGGTGAGAATGAGGTGGTTGCCGGCGAAGGAGCAAATGTAGGCAAGAGAATTCTGATAGATTATGCATATAATTTCTTGAAAAGAAACTTGAGACAAAGTGAGAAGGTGTTTGATATTCCTCAGAAGCGCATGCTCAAAGTAGGTATGACTTACGAGCTTTAG
- the LOC110623525 gene encoding nuclear transcription factor Y subunit B-4 has product MVDNIGNNSEIASQKYNFAGACNASCEDSIIKEQDKLLPIANVGRIMKQILPPNAKISKEAKETMQECVSEFISFVTGEASDKCHKEKRKTVNGDDICWALATLGFDDYAEPLKRYLYKYRDQEGERGSHRPSNNEERDDSLDYRGDLPMKSAASLNFQVVERSNTSLSRRF; this is encoded by the coding sequence ATGGTGGATAACATAGGCAATAATTCAGAGATAGCAAGCCAAAAGTACAATTTTGCAGGAGCTTGTAATGCTTCATGTGAGGATAGCATCATAAAAGAGCAAGACAAGCTGCTTCCAATAGCTAATGTGGGGAGAATCATGAAGCAGATTCTGCCTCCGAATGCAAAAATATCCAAGGAAGCTAAAGAAACCATGCAAGAATGTGTGTCGGAGTTCATAAGCTTCGTCACAGGCGAAGCATCCGATAAATGTCATAAAGAAAAACGAAAAACAGTAAATGGGGACGACATCTGCTGGGCTCTTGCTACTCTAGGGTTTGATGACTATGCTGAGCCACTGAAAAGGTATTTATATAAATACAGGGATCaggaaggagaaagaggaagccATAGACCAAGCAACAATGAAGAAAGAGACGATTCGTTGGATTATAGAGGTGATCTGCCGATGAAATCTGCTGCCTCGTTGAATTTCCAAGTGGTTGAAAGAAGCAACACTTCTCTTTCCCGGCGATTTTGA